The Montipora foliosa isolate CH-2021 chromosome 1, ASM3666993v2, whole genome shotgun sequence genome has a window encoding:
- the LOC137994329 gene encoding nuclear receptor coactivator 5-like isoform X3 has translation MDERPRERDGRPPFPFNRRERDFDRDGRPFRKSPPRERPRFEDYDRFPSRFEPPFDRRGRSPSPPRRMDDRPGYGRHDDYYMRDRYRDEPPHHREPYSRHPFDHRGEPFDRERREPYDSPRGAYPDRRDEHYDRYDSYNRDYPRPDDYPGPAKRPRVDYSDRPDDMYMYNSGKTIEAPTDCVIVVMNKQQRGYAEMVERRLKSVGLVVELHFHGSQPISELLDDVARRGVLYAVVITSQHEIHRSVTVNILHGTPQGKDQNLLARIKTHTEHRNMPLDDAMRLVGQNFDQYMQDLRERAKSSGTQDLDKTRTAAAPPKTEGNSDITSLLSKAATGADLSADQLTKLIDNLSKRQQEILGSPATTATNGKGGVTASQSSQPAVDPQSIAKQQADLQAKILSILNPGGSASSSSSSSNASTLPSQKAVLPGQSAGAATGASAQAAGKTGSLSTTAKPIFPLYPAQQKLPSSSTNNSTSTARPSLGVTASNPVSSATANQVGKTYKAASLQGNTAASSSYGAASSTTYLSTKPVAPNTYTVGSNQATQSHASYGAKPTAVNASQGYSAATQKIGQPQQASVGQAISTVGAQRPSVAPAQRMVAPTSGPRPTSNVTSGQVRTPLTTKRGLLGAAPVGVPRLATPSTAVRTPSGTSGVRMVSPRGPSPSGRGTVRTASPASIQGQTTPTRGGAVSVRGGGSYIRGGVSVGTPGRGITAPQSAASGRGEIPQRGGTASVSVAVARGAASRGTAARGTPATRGSPTTRGTASPRGAPPLRGAPALRGASSLRGSPGLRGAPTARGASAPRGLQAARGMTGTRGTSATSAHLTGGRGLSATQGAPIRAITPGARGSRGALRGAPLMRGAPAFRGGRGSYGGRGGY, from the exons ATGGATGAGAGACCTCGTGAAAGAGATGGCAGGCCACCTTTTCCATTTAACAGGAGAGAAAGAGATTTTGACCGTGATGGAAGACCCTTCAGAAAATCACCACCACGTGAAAGACCCAGGTTTGAGGATTATGATCGCTTTCCATCTCGCTTTGAGCCACCCTTTGACCGCCGTGGCCGTTCCCCATCGCCTCCTCGTAGAATGGATGACCGTCCTGGATATGGGAGGCACGATGACTACTACATGAGGGACCGCTACAGAGATGAGCCTCCTCATCACAGGGAGCCATATTCAAGACACCCTTTTGATCACAGAGGAGAACCATTTGACAGGGAGAGGAGGGAGCCTTACGATTCTCCCAGAGGTGCCTACCCTGATAGAAGAGATGAGCACTACGACCGGTATGATTCGTACAACCGTGATTACCCCAGGCCTGATGATTATCCAGGCCCTGCAAAGAGACCAAGAGTGGATTACAGTGATCGTCCAgatgacatgtacatgtacaatagcGGCAAAACTATTGAGGCTCCAACTGATTGTGTGATTGTTGTGATGAACAAGCAGCAGAG AGGATATGCAGAAATGGTGGAAAGACGGCTGAAGTCTGTGGGATTAGTAGTAGAGCTGCATTTCCATGGATCCCAGCCAATATCAGAGCTGCTGGATGATGTTGCACGTCGTGGTGTATTGTATGCAGTGGTCATAACCAGTCAGCATGAGATTCACCGCTCAGTCACTGTCAACATTCTACATGGAACTCCACAAGGTAAAGATCAAAATCTCCTTGCAAGGATAAAGACGCATACTG AGCATAGAAACATGCCTCTCGATGATGCTATGAGACTAGTTGGACAAAATTTTGATCAATATATGCAAGATCTACGAGAAAGAGCGAAGTCTAGCGGTACCCAAGATCTCGACAAGACAAGAACGGCAGCAGCGCCCCCAAAGACTGAAGGGAACTCTGATATAACGTCACTTTTGAGCAAAGCAGCAACCGGTGCAGATCTTTCAGCAGATCAGTTGACAAAGCTAATAGACAACTTGTCCAAACGCCAGCAAGAGATTTTAGGAAGTCCTGCAACGACAGCCACTAATGGCAAAGGAG GCGTTACAGCAAGTCAATCAAGCCAGCCAGCTGTGGATCCTCAGTCTATTGCCAAACAACAAGCAGATCTACAAGCCAAAATATTAAGTATTTTGAATCCTGGTGGAAGCGCTTCatctagtagtagtagttcaAACGCTAGCACTCTTCCATCGCAAAAGGCAGTTTTACCTGGGCAGAGTGCAGGTGCTGCCACCGGAGCATCTGCTCAGGCAGCTGGAAAAACAGGATCATTGAGTACCACTGCAAAACCGATCTTTCCACTCTATCCAGCCCAGCAAAAACTTCCGTCATCTTCTACTAACAATTCAACGTCAACAGCTAGACCCTCGTTGGGAGTCACAGCCTCAAATCCTGTATCTTCCGCGACAGCGAACCAAGTTGGAAAGACATATAAGGCGGCATCGCTCCAGGGAAACACAGCTGCTTCAAGCTCGTATGGTGCGGCTTCATCAACAACTTATCTGTCCACCAAGCCTGTAGCTCCAAACACTTACACAGTAGGATCAAACCAAGCTACTCAATCCCACGCTTCTTATGGTGCAAAGCCAACAGCAGTAAATGCCTCCCAAGGCTACTCTGCTGCAACTCAGAAAATTGGTCAGCCTCAACAAGCATCTGTTGGCCAGGCAATTTCAACAGTTGGTGCTCAAAGACCCAGTGTCGCACCAGCTCAGAGAATGGTAGCACCTACTTCTGGTCCAAGACCGACTTCCAATGTCACATCAGGCCAAGTCAGAACTCCATTAACAACCAAAAGAGGTCTTCTTGGAGCTGCTCCGGTAGGTGTACCGAGGTTAGCCACACCATCTACCGCTGTGAGGACGCCATCAGGTACATCAGGTGTGCGCATGGTTAGCCCTAGAGGCCCATCACCGAGTGGAAGAGGCACGGTAAGGACTGCTTCCCCTGCCAGTATTCAAGGACAAACTACTCCTACTCGTGGTGGAGCAGTCTCAGTTCGCGGTGGAGGCAGTTATATTAGAGGAGGAGTTTCCGTTGGAACTCCAGGTCGAGGCATTACGGCCCCACAATCTGCTGCATCTGGCAGAGGTGAAATTCCTCAGCGTGGTGGTACTGCATCTGTCTCTGTTGCTGTTGCAAGAGGTGCGGCTTCACGTGGTACGGCTGCACGTGGTACTCCAGCAACCCGTGGTTCCCCAACCACTCGTGGTACTGCATCCCCACGTGGCGCTCCACCTTTGCGCGGTGCTCCCGCCTTGCGTGGTGCCTCTTCGTTGCGTGGTTCTCCTGGACTTCGTGGTGCTCCTACAGCTCGCGGTGCCTCAGCACCTCGTGGTTTACAAGCTGCTCGTGGTATGACAGGCACTCGTGGTACCTCAGCAACTAGTGCCCACCTGACAGGTGGTCGTGGTTTATCCGCAACTCAAGGTGCTCCTATACGTGCTATTACACCGGGTGCACGCGGAAGTCGTGGTGCCCTCAGGGGAGCTCCTCTGATGCGTGGAGCTCCTGCATTTCGTGGGGGTCGTGGCAGTTATGGTGGACGTGGTGGTTACTGA